AGCAGCAGCCGGATCACCCGCTGCACCAGCACATGGGTCTTCCCCGAGCCGGCGTTGGCCGAGACGAAGGCGGAAGCCGCCGGATCGGATGCACGCGCCTGGGTGGCGCGAACGGCATCGGGAATGACGCGCGCAGTCTTCACCATTCCTCGATCCCCAGTCCGCCGGCCGCTGACCATTCCTTGATCCGGGCGAGATCGTCATAGGCGCCGTAGCGGTTCGACCACATCGACAGGTTAAGCGACGTGTAGGCGGTCTCCTCGTTCTCGAATTTGCGGATCAGCGCTTCTAGCTGTTCGAGCGCGTAGTCGGCCGCCTCGTCCGGCCGCTGCGGCGTATCGTTGTTCCTGATCTTCAGTTCCAGCGAGCGCTGTTCGCCTGGCGGATTGTTGCCGCTGAGCCTGACATAGACGAGTTCGCCGACGGATGAACCGGCGTGAGTATTCTCAAAGCCGCCCTCGCGCAGGATCGCAGCCTCCAGCGTCAATTGCGGTGACAGGCCCATGCGAACCTGTTTTCCCGTCGGCGGCTGGCCGGTCTTGTAATCGAGGATCGCAAAGCTGCCGTCATGGCGCTGCTCGATCCGGTCGGCGCGCGCGGACAGCGTGAAGATGCGTTCGTTGTCGAGCGGAATTTTGATCTCGCCTCTGATCTCGGCGGCAATTTTCTCAATATCGTCGCGCCGCGCCTCTTCCCAATCCGCAAACCACGCGGCGATGCGCTGGAATCGCGGCCACCACAGCGCGCGCGCCTCCGGCCGTTCCATCAGCGGCGCGAAAAATTTCTCGCCGATACCTCGCAGCACCAGCGCGGGCTGGGCGGGGAGGGCGTCCGCGAACTTTTGCGTGAATTCGCCGAGCGCGTCATGGATCGCCGAGCCGCGGTCGGCCGCCGACAGCGGCATGTCGACGGGGTCGAGCGGATCGAGCCGCAAAATATATTTCGCGTAGATCGTATAGGGATCGCGTAGCCAGTCCTCGATCGCCGTGACCGACAGTTTTAGCGGACGCGTCGCGACCGGCGGTTTTGGCGCAGGCTGCGCAATCGGTTCAACCGCGTCGGGCTGGTCCAACTCGCCGGCGAAGCGGACATAATTTTCACCGGCGCTCTTGGCCTCGTCCCAGCGCGCTTCGCCGGCGACGGCCTCCAACCGGTGCAGAAAGCGCGAGGCGACAGCCGGCGCGCCGCCGACCTTGGCAGAATGGGTCAGGATCACATCGTCCGTTCCCAGCAATTGCGCGAAGTCATGCGCGGAAAGGCCGATGCGCCGCTCCGGCAAATCGAGGCCGAGTTCATGGCGCATCGGCCGGCTCAGCCAGGGATCGACCCGCGGCGCCGGCGGCCACACGCCTTCGACCAGCCCGCCGAGGATGGCGCGGTCGGATTCGGTCAGCCGCGCTTCGAGCTGGCCGTAGATGTGCAGATGCGCGCTCGCCGATTCCGGCCGCCGCACCATGCGATCGGCATAGGCGGTCTGGAAAACATCAGGGTAATCGCCGAGCTGGACCATCAGGCCACTCGGCTTCTGTTCGGCGAGCAGGTCGTCGAACGCCGCTGACAGCGCAGCGCCTTGCGCTTCCTCGAAGGCGATTGCAACGCCGTTTTGATCCGAGGATAGCGCGATCAGCGTTTCGCGGTGGCGTTGCGCCAGTTCGGCGAAATCGAATGGTTTTGACGAGCCCATGACTTCCAGCGGCGCCAGCGCTTTTTGCAGCGCCGCGATCAGCGTCTGCGCCTGGTCGAGTTCGTCATCCCTCAATTTCGCGCGCGGCTCGGAGGCGTGAAGCGAGGAGATCTCGTGGCTCCTGAGCTTCCTGAGCTCGACGCGGAAACGATCGAAGTCGCGCGCCAATCCGGCCGTTCCCGCCTGCGGCCGGGTGCCGCGCAGCAGCGCCAGTTCGAGGATTTCGATGGCGTGCTTGAACGTGCCGGACGCGTGGCCTAGCCGAAACAGCGGATGTTTCAGCAGTGCGAGCAAAGTCGGCGGCTCCAGCCCCTTGCTGGTAGCTTCCGCGGCAAGGCGGGCAAAAATGCCGCCTGGTGTATCCATCAGCGCATCGCCGCCGGAATCGTCGAATTCGAGATTCCAGCGGGTCAGCGCCGCCATCACCCGCCGCGCCAGCGCGCGATCGGGCGTCACCAGCGCCGCCGATTTGTTCAGGTGCCGCGCCTCGCGCATCGCCACCGCAATTGCCAGCGCCTCCATTTCCGAATTGGGCGCTTCGACGACGGCTAGCTTCGCGATGCCGCCTTCGATCCTTCGCGCGACTTCCGGTTGGACCAGACGATCGTGCCATTGTTCGGTCGCGCTCGAGGGGCGCATCGTCTCGGAGACCAGTATCTCGCGTCCCTGCGGACCTGGCGTGCCGAGAATTTCGACGTCGCTTCGCTTGATGCCGAAGCGATCCAGCAGACCGTGCATCGCGAATTGCGGATGGTTCGAGGAGGGCTGCGTGGTGAATTTACCCTGCGCGTCTCTGACGCCGCCGATCGTCTGCCAGGCTTCCTCGTCGAGATCGGTGTCGAGCCCCGG
This portion of the Bradyrhizobium sp. AZCC 2262 genome encodes:
- the addB gene encoding double-strand break repair protein AddB, which produces MRVFSVPVSVPFLRTVIAALVDGRLVEGFEARRDPLNLATATLYLPTRRAGRLAREIFLDELKTDAAILPRIVALGDIDEDELAFAEGSEQFGGVAPLDVPPRLGELERRLTLAHLVAAWAKSPVSAPLVVGGPASTLALAGDLARLMDDMVTRGVAWEALDKLVPDQFDKYWQHSLEFLRIARKAWPEHLKEIGRIEPAERRDRLIEAEAARLTAHHEGPVVAAGSTGSMPATAKFLTAVAGLKLGAVVLPGLDTDLDEEAWQTIGGVRDAQGKFTTQPSSNHPQFAMHGLLDRFGIKRSDVEILGTPGPQGREILVSETMRPSSATEQWHDRLVQPEVARRIEGGIAKLAVVEAPNSEMEALAIAVAMREARHLNKSAALVTPDRALARRVMAALTRWNLEFDDSGGDALMDTPGGIFARLAAEATSKGLEPPTLLALLKHPLFRLGHASGTFKHAIEILELALLRGTRPQAGTAGLARDFDRFRVELRKLRSHEISSLHASEPRAKLRDDELDQAQTLIAALQKALAPLEVMGSSKPFDFAELAQRHRETLIALSSDQNGVAIAFEEAQGAALSAAFDDLLAEQKPSGLMVQLGDYPDVFQTAYADRMVRRPESASAHLHIYGQLEARLTESDRAILGGLVEGVWPPAPRVDPWLSRPMRHELGLDLPERRIGLSAHDFAQLLGTDDVILTHSAKVGGAPAVASRFLHRLEAVAGEARWDEAKSAGENYVRFAGELDQPDAVEPIAQPAPKPPVATRPLKLSVTAIEDWLRDPYTIYAKYILRLDPLDPVDMPLSAADRGSAIHDALGEFTQKFADALPAQPALVLRGIGEKFFAPLMERPEARALWWPRFQRIAAWFADWEEARRDDIEKIAAEIRGEIKIPLDNERIFTLSARADRIEQRHDGSFAILDYKTGQPPTGKQVRMGLSPQLTLEAAILREGGFENTHAGSSVGELVYVRLSGNNPPGEQRSLELKIRNNDTPQRPDEAADYALEQLEALIRKFENEETAYTSLNLSMWSNRYGAYDDLARIKEWSAAGGLGIEEW